In the Terriglobia bacterium genome, one interval contains:
- a CDS encoding 4Fe-4S binding protein gives MNGTNGLEFFIDYSRCIGCKACVQACEECDTHRGVSLIHLETIMRPDSVQTAPQVCMHCEDPICAQVCPADAIKKTPDGVVQSSLKPRCIGCSNCVLACPFGVPKYKAEINQMMKCDMCYDRTSVGKRPMCATVCPSGALTFTTRENIERTRQGMAIRDWQFGGETVRTKVNVLVPRNVQKINVTIEQIGTTATDEYDVANLLMGD, from the coding sequence ATGAACGGCACAAATGGCCTGGAGTTCTTTATTGACTATTCGCGCTGCATCGGCTGCAAGGCGTGCGTGCAGGCGTGTGAAGAGTGCGACACGCACCGCGGTGTCTCCCTCATCCATCTTGAGACCATCATGCGGCCTGACAGCGTACAGACCGCGCCCCAGGTCTGCATGCACTGTGAAGATCCCATCTGCGCGCAGGTCTGCCCGGCGGATGCGATCAAGAAGACGCCGGACGGCGTTGTGCAAAGTTCCTTGAAACCGCGCTGCATTGGCTGCTCAAACTGCGTGCTGGCCTGTCCGTTTGGCGTACCCAAGTACAAGGCAGAGATAAACCAGATGATGAAGTGCGATATGTGCTATGACCGCACCAGCGTGGGCAAGCGGCCCATGTGCGCTACGGTTTGTCCTTCCGGCGCGCTCACATTTACTACGCGGGAAAACATTGAACGCACCCGGCAGGGAATGGCCATTCGCGACTGGCAGTTTGGTGGCGAGACCGTTCGGACCAAGGTGAATGTGCTGGTCCCACGGAACGTACAAAAGATAAATGTGACAATTGAGCAGATTGGAACGACCGCCACAGACGAATACGACGTGGCTAACCTGCTCATGGGAGACTGA
- a CDS encoding molybdopterin-dependent oxidoreductase, with protein sequence MAKPPVTIPELVSQFGPTLNRIPAHGWNAEVEPDRIVKTHCCFCGQQCGIQLKVKDNRVIGFEPWEDFPFNQGRLCPKGVKRYMQDEHRDRLKAPLMRKEGTGFVPVSWDEALDKVAGEIKRIQQTYGPDSFALLGGASLTNEKAYLMGKFARVAVKTANIDYNGRLCMVSAAAASKKIFGIDRAANPWSDIPLAKAILIAGANVAECAPITTNYLWQARENGAKVIVMDPRMTPIARNADLYIPVRPGGDIGVFNGMLHIMTERGWIDREFIAQHTTGWEQVEETVRKYTPEYASRIAGVPASMIVKAAEIWGPASTSFLLHARGIEHHTKGVLNCMAAINLVVATGRIGREGCGYAMITGQGNGQGGREQGQKCDQLPGGRDIENPEHRRYIAGIWGVPEETIPHKGLSIIPIFEAIHAGKIKGLLAISSNPMVSLPNNSYIREAFEKLEFFSQIDFFMSETARYADVVLAGSLMEEDEGTTTNVEGRVIHHKKVVDPPGDARVDWKIICDIAARLGQGGKFTFDSPKEIFDELRVASKGGVCDYYGITWDRIDREYGVCWPCPSADHPGTPRLYEGNKFNHPDGKAHFQPVEWQPATEETDKEYPIILTTGRVVSHYLSGTQTRRIGALVDQYPQPLCEMHPQLAAKLGIAEGDFVKVESRRGSVTVRASVVKTIRPDTVFIPYHWPLDRAANNMTVRAIDPISNIPEYKICAVRVSKVPEPHDAIAELEVEAGGVR encoded by the coding sequence ATGGCCAAACCACCAGTAACAATCCCCGAGTTGGTGTCCCAGTTCGGCCCCACGCTGAACCGGATTCCCGCACACGGATGGAATGCCGAGGTCGAACCGGACCGTATTGTCAAAACCCACTGCTGTTTCTGCGGACAGCAGTGCGGCATTCAGCTCAAGGTAAAAGACAACAGAGTCATCGGCTTTGAGCCATGGGAAGATTTTCCTTTCAACCAGGGCCGGCTCTGCCCTAAGGGCGTCAAGCGATACATGCAGGATGAGCACCGTGATCGCCTGAAAGCGCCGCTGATGCGCAAAGAGGGCACAGGTTTTGTGCCGGTGAGCTGGGATGAAGCGTTGGATAAAGTTGCTGGTGAGATCAAGCGCATCCAGCAAACCTACGGCCCCGATTCTTTTGCGCTGCTGGGTGGGGCTTCCTTAACCAATGAAAAGGCCTACCTCATGGGCAAGTTTGCCCGTGTGGCAGTGAAGACCGCCAACATCGATTACAACGGGCGGCTTTGCATGGTCTCAGCCGCGGCGGCTTCAAAAAAGATTTTTGGGATTGATCGCGCAGCGAACCCCTGGAGTGATATTCCATTGGCCAAGGCCATTCTGATAGCCGGGGCCAATGTCGCCGAGTGCGCGCCCATCACGACAAATTATCTGTGGCAGGCGCGAGAAAACGGCGCCAAGGTGATTGTGATGGACCCGCGCATGACACCGATTGCCCGCAATGCCGATCTATACATCCCGGTGCGTCCCGGCGGCGATATCGGAGTCTTCAACGGCATGCTGCACATCATGACCGAGCGCGGCTGGATTGATCGTGAATTCATCGCACAGCACACCACGGGCTGGGAACAGGTCGAAGAGACAGTTCGGAAGTACACGCCGGAGTATGCTTCCAGGATTGCGGGCGTCCCGGCCAGCATGATCGTAAAGGCCGCGGAAATCTGGGGGCCAGCTTCCACCAGCTTTCTGCTGCATGCGCGTGGTATTGAGCACCACACCAAAGGCGTACTGAACTGCATGGCGGCGATCAATCTGGTGGTGGCCACGGGACGAATCGGACGGGAAGGCTGTGGCTACGCGATGATCACCGGCCAGGGTAATGGCCAGGGCGGCCGAGAGCAGGGTCAGAAATGCGACCAGCTTCCGGGCGGGCGCGATATTGAAAATCCCGAGCATCGCAGGTACATCGCCGGCATCTGGGGCGTGCCGGAAGAAACCATTCCTCACAAAGGGCTTTCGATCATCCCAATTTTTGAGGCCATTCATGCCGGCAAAATCAAAGGATTGCTGGCAATCTCTTCCAATCCCATGGTCTCACTGCCCAACAATTCTTACATCCGCGAGGCCTTTGAGAAACTGGAGTTCTTCTCACAGATTGATTTCTTCATGTCTGAGACGGCGCGCTATGCGGATGTGGTGCTGGCAGGTTCTCTGATGGAAGAAGATGAAGGCACCACCACCAATGTGGAAGGCCGTGTGATCCATCATAAGAAAGTCGTAGATCCTCCGGGCGATGCGCGCGTGGACTGGAAAATTATTTGCGATATAGCTGCGCGCCTGGGTCAAGGCGGCAAATTTACGTTTGACTCCCCTAAAGAAATATTTGATGAGCTGCGCGTCGCGTCCAAAGGCGGCGTCTGCGATTATTACGGGATTACCTGGGACCGCATTGACCGGGAGTACGGCGTTTGCTGGCCTTGTCCGTCTGCCGATCATCCGGGAACGCCCCGGCTTTATGAAGGCAACAAGTTCAATCATCCGGACGGCAAAGCCCATTTTCAGCCGGTGGAGTGGCAGCCAGCAACCGAAGAGACGGACAAAGAGTATCCCATCATTCTTACGACCGGCCGCGTGGTCTCCCACTATCTCTCCGGAACGCAGACGCGCAGAATTGGCGCTCTGGTGGACCAGTATCCGCAACCTTTGTGTGAGATGCATCCCCAGTTGGCGGCCAAGCTGGGCATTGCGGAAGGGGACTTTGTGAAAGTTGAAAGCCGTCGCGGATCGGTGACCGTGCGAGCAAGCGTGGTGAAGACGATTCGTCCTGATACGGTGTTTATCCCATATCACTGGCCGCTTGATCGGGCCGCCAACAACATGACGGTGCGCGCCATTGACCCGATCTCAAATATTCCCGAGTACAAGATCTGTGCCGTGCGTGTGAGTAAAGTGCCGGAGCCGCATGACGCCATTGCTGAACTGGAAGTGGAAGCCGGGGGAGTGCGATGA
- a CDS encoding isochorismatase family protein, giving the protein MKKALLLIDIQNDYFPGGKMELVGINEAALQAQALLAEFRRRRWPTYHIQHVSLRPGAPFFVPGTPGVEI; this is encoded by the coding sequence ATGAAAAAAGCTTTGTTATTAATCGATATCCAGAACGATTACTTCCCCGGCGGCAAGATGGAGCTGGTGGGGATCAACGAGGCCGCCCTCCAGGCCCAGGCCCTGCTGGCGGAGTTCCGCCGGCGGCGCTGGCCCACCTATCACATCCAGCATGTCTCCCTGCGGCCGGGCGCCCCCTTCTTCGTGCCCGGGACTCCGGGGGTGGAAATCC
- a CDS encoding Rieske 2Fe-2S domain-containing protein — protein sequence MPEEKNKEQDECFECKKQQKKDARWRQDFPVEWESDNYVTRREMVKFLALGSLTIAGANAVLAGIPHIVKASEMPRSRVALASSIPVGGSKLFSYPTGEDPCILVRQGNGDLVAYSQVCTHLSCAVVHNEKENALFCPCHHGYFTVDEGRPYAGPPTRPLPRIKLEQQGNEIFAIGVEV from the coding sequence ATGCCTGAAGAAAAGAATAAAGAGCAGGACGAATGTTTTGAGTGCAAGAAGCAGCAGAAGAAAGATGCGCGGTGGCGGCAGGATTTTCCCGTGGAGTGGGAGAGTGACAATTATGTGACTCGGCGGGAAATGGTCAAGTTCCTGGCTTTGGGTTCACTTACTATTGCCGGAGCGAATGCCGTACTCGCAGGAATTCCCCACATCGTTAAAGCATCGGAAATGCCGCGATCCAGGGTGGCCCTTGCCTCTTCCATTCCCGTTGGTGGATCAAAACTATTTTCTTATCCAACAGGAGAAGATCCCTGCATTCTTGTCCGCCAGGGCAACGGTGATCTGGTTGCGTATTCACAGGTGTGCACACATCTCTCCTGTGCCGTGGTACACAATGAGAAAGAGAATGCTCTGTTCTGTCCTTGCCATCACGGTTATTTCACTGTGGATGAAGGGCGGCCGTATGCCGGTCCGCCAACGCGGCCACTGCCACGGATCAAGCTGGAGCAGCAGGGCAATGAGATTTTCGCCATAGGAGTGGAAGTGTGA
- a CDS encoding AraC family ligand binding domain-containing protein yields MSDLNQVDSNQVDLNQVDLNREIARLQAGASSEESGRKSKMLVKHPEFRIVLITMRAGSRWEDHKTNARICLHVLRGDIRFHTANGRFDLRPGQLLTLAPSVVHSVDALEESAFLLTLSSASQP; encoded by the coding sequence GTGAGTGATTTAAACCAGGTAGATTCAAACCAGGTCGATCTAAACCAAGTCGATTTAAACCGGGAGATCGCCCGGCTGCAGGCGGGAGCGTCGTCCGAGGAATCGGGCCGCAAATCGAAGATGCTGGTCAAGCACCCTGAGTTTCGGATCGTGCTAATCACGATGAGGGCCGGAAGCCGATGGGAAGACCACAAGACGAACGCTCGAATCTGCCTTCATGTTCTTCGTGGCGATATCCGGTTCCACACAGCGAACGGAAGGTTTGATCTTCGGCCCGGTCAACTACTTACACTTGCTCCCAGCGTAGTGCACAGCGTGGACGCTCTGGAAGAGAGCGCGTTTTTGCTGACACTTTCTTCTGCAAGCCAGCCTTAA